The Streptomyces sp. NBC_01255 genome window below encodes:
- a CDS encoding Agd3-related carbohydrate deacetylase: MDSGRIRTPRTAPRTARVAALAAAALLATVLPSAQAVAAPAPRVDLTVLVVDDGGSAVEAITAELKGSGVPYRRIDLNDPNRPVLDPAFLSDTLDGRPRAKYQGVVLPHESAFGPDSAEHTALQAYERTFGIPQVDAYTWSHPGVGLDYTNEGGWSGVLDGTTAGVTAAGKTGPFRYLAGALTFEDNDPAIAESYGYAGRPRAGFTSYLDVPIDGAGGGRASLVGEYTADGRRELVVTFAYNQYQRQFRALARGIVEWLTQGVHLGQSRNYLSVHVDDVFAPDARWDSTLNCTPGDFDCVEDDGEGVNPIRMTAADAQYAAAWQKASGFTLDMVYNGGQGEQWKTEHGGTDPLTTQLLADRTQYRWINHTYTHPFLGCVQDNTTVPWQCAKDLAGNTLWVSRSELSGQIRNNHNWAVGKGISVDRSELVTGEHSGLRTLPQQPVDNPNLAGALADNGVKWTASDNSREPQQRSLGTGTAAARTVPRHPMNVYYNVGTAAEMTDEYNWIYTSRADGGSGICEDNPLSTCLPAPLPTTTGYAERIVPQEARTALSHVLGNDPRPHYVHQSNLAEERLLYPVLDRVLSGYRDLFAPSAPLVNPRQKDVGTELNRRAAWDQAIAAGKVTAYRIGTTVTVKAPSGLTVPVTAPEGTRKQALLGSTAFGSAYAGTRSAWTTPELLQTAVTLTLPTA, encoded by the coding sequence ATGGACTCCGGCCGAATCCGCACGCCCAGAACCGCACCCCGTACCGCCAGGGTCGCGGCGCTCGCCGCCGCCGCACTGCTCGCCACCGTCCTGCCGTCCGCGCAGGCCGTGGCAGCCCCGGCGCCCCGCGTCGACCTGACGGTCCTCGTCGTCGACGACGGCGGCAGCGCCGTCGAGGCGATCACCGCCGAGCTGAAGGGCTCCGGCGTCCCGTACCGCAGGATCGACCTCAACGACCCGAACCGGCCGGTCCTCGACCCGGCCTTCCTCAGCGACACGCTCGACGGCCGCCCGCGCGCCAAGTACCAGGGCGTCGTCCTGCCCCACGAGAGCGCCTTCGGCCCCGACTCCGCCGAGCACACCGCGCTCCAGGCGTACGAGCGGACCTTCGGGATCCCGCAGGTCGACGCCTACACCTGGTCGCACCCGGGCGTCGGCCTCGACTACACCAACGAGGGCGGCTGGTCCGGCGTCCTCGACGGGACCACGGCCGGCGTCACCGCCGCCGGGAAGACGGGGCCCTTCCGGTACCTCGCGGGGGCGCTGACCTTCGAGGACAACGACCCGGCGATCGCCGAGAGTTACGGCTACGCGGGCCGCCCCCGCGCCGGCTTCACCAGCTACCTCGACGTGCCCATCGACGGTGCGGGCGGCGGCCGGGCCAGCCTCGTCGGCGAGTACACCGCCGACGGGCGCCGCGAGCTCGTCGTCACCTTCGCCTACAACCAGTACCAGCGGCAGTTCCGGGCCCTCGCGCGCGGCATCGTCGAATGGCTCACCCAGGGCGTCCACCTCGGCCAGAGCCGCAACTACCTCTCCGTCCACGTCGACGACGTCTTCGCCCCCGACGCCCGCTGGGACTCCACGCTCAACTGCACACCCGGCGACTTCGACTGCGTCGAGGACGACGGGGAGGGCGTCAACCCGATCCGGATGACCGCCGCCGACGCCCAGTACGCCGCCGCCTGGCAGAAGGCCTCCGGCTTCACCCTCGACATGGTCTACAACGGCGGCCAGGGCGAGCAGTGGAAGACCGAGCACGGCGGCACCGACCCGCTCACCACGCAGCTCCTCGCGGACCGCACCCAGTACCGGTGGATCAACCACACCTACACCCACCCCTTCCTCGGCTGCGTCCAGGACAACACCACCGTCCCCTGGCAGTGCGCCAAGGACCTCGCGGGCAACACCCTCTGGGTCAGCCGCTCCGAGCTCTCCGGCCAGATCAGGAACAACCACAACTGGGCCGTGGGCAAGGGCATCTCCGTCGACCGCTCCGAACTCGTCACCGGCGAGCACTCCGGTCTGAGGACCTTGCCCCAGCAGCCCGTCGACAATCCGAACCTCGCCGGTGCCCTCGCCGACAACGGCGTGAAATGGACGGCGAGCGACAATTCCCGCGAGCCGCAGCAACGTTCCCTCGGCACCGGGACCGCCGCCGCGAGGACCGTGCCCCGCCACCCCATGAACGTGTACTACAACGTGGGCACCGCGGCCGAGATGACCGACGAGTACAACTGGATCTACACCTCCCGCGCCGACGGCGGCAGTGGCATCTGCGAGGACAACCCGCTGTCCACCTGCCTGCCCGCCCCGCTCCCCACCACCACGGGATACGCCGAGCGGATCGTCCCGCAGGAGGCCCGCACGGCCCTCTCCCACGTGCTCGGAAACGACCCCCGCCCGCACTACGTGCACCAGTCCAACCTGGCCGAGGAACGGCTCCTCTACCCCGTACTCGACCGCGTACTCTCCGGATACAGGGACCTGTTCGCACCCAGCGCACCCCTGGTGAACCCGCGTCAGAAGGACGTCGGAACCGAGCTGAACCGTCGTGCCGCCTGGGACCAGGCGATCGCCGCAGGAAAGGTCACCGCCTACCGCATCGGCACCACGGTCACCGTCAAGGCCCCGTCCGGCCTCACCGTGCCCGTCACCGCACCCGAGGGCACCCGCAAGCAGGCCCTGCTCGGCTCGACCGCCTTCGGCTCGGCCTACGCGGGCACCCGCTCGGCCTGGACCACGCCCGAACTGCTCCAGACCGCCGTCACACTCACGCTCCC